One Fibrobacter sp. genomic window carries:
- a CDS encoding superoxide dismutase, which translates to YIDYRNRRPDYLKALWSIVNWEEVNKRLG; encoded by the coding sequence ACTACATCGACTACCGCAACCGCCGTCCGGATTACCTGAAGGCGCTCTGGAGCATTGTCAACTGGGAAGAAGTCAACAAACGCCTTGGCTAG
- a CDS encoding PH domain-containing protein, which yields MDNELTLLIGKGEKILYAGKPDKTCFIFECIFNPLLPFAVLWGLFDMFFIGAAFSSDKADEAAFFIVPFMALHLMPVWIYLGGALLSFRRYRNTAYIVTDKGIYASGGIFGRTYKSKPFAELSHVDLHRGIFDQWFGVGDIITTSAQANPATLNGRRTSTNAGISIDSIANYAEVYKLVKQLQEDIYTDVMYPNDLRPAENHGYKSRYRG from the coding sequence ATGGACAACGAATTGACGCTTTTGATAGGGAAGGGCGAAAAGATCCTGTACGCAGGTAAGCCGGATAAGACGTGCTTCATTTTCGAATGCATTTTCAATCCGCTACTCCCGTTTGCGGTATTGTGGGGGCTATTCGACATGTTCTTTATCGGGGCGGCTTTCTCTTCGGATAAGGCGGACGAAGCAGCCTTCTTTATCGTTCCCTTCATGGCGCTCCATCTGATGCCGGTGTGGATTTACTTGGGCGGGGCGCTGCTCTCGTTCAGGCGGTATCGCAATACGGCCTACATTGTCACGGATAAGGGAATCTACGCATCCGGCGGTATCTTTGGGAGAACTTACAAGTCAAAGCCGTTTGCGGAACTTTCGCATGTGGATTTGCACCGCGGCATTTTTGATCAGTGGTTTGGCGTGGGCGATATCATTACGACCTCTGCTCAGGCTAATCCCGCAACGCTGAATGGGCGTAGAACATCTACCAACGCGGGTATTTCTATTGACAGCATCGCCAATTATGCGGAAGTGTACAAGCTCGTGAAACAGCTGCAAGAAGACATCTACACCGACGTGATGTACCCCAACGACTTGCGTCCCGCGGAAAATCATGGGTATAAATCCAGGTATCGCGGGTAG
- a CDS encoding MBOAT family protein: MLDYLIPYLTRTFSFDPNSPLLFTQFYFWGFFAVVFAILTLVKNRILLRNAFLFATSMFFYYKTSGSYVCILVFCVVANFFIGKWIEKAEQHWKKKLWMIIVVIIDLLVLCYYKYSYFFLDALRDFTGIELHVYNFFAAASNKMFGTNSLVDTIILPVGISFFTFQAISYCIDIYRGKIKAVDNILNFGFYLTFFPQLVAGPIVRADKFVPQLYKKYFLPRRTFGIAVFWVLNGLAKKVILSDYLATNFVDRVFDTPLLFTGLENLIALFAYSLQVYADFSGYTDIAIGVALLMGFRLPQNFNSPYKALSPTEFWRRWHISLSSWWRDYLYIPLGGNRGASVGTFFWMGFLSLVAVLLSGSVWVGVALGVFFLYIAIYAYVKPDSRKFITTNMNAMATQVVGGWWHGASWNFIIWGGLNGFGQVFNKIWVKRSINFRAVAAFLLFAVSAITFKQTHIAIFAITTVWFGVLFLGIYSVLVFRLFSDKTFHWLYVAWNVSLTFVFITFTRLFFRAGSNLDPAEANEVAWNTAKNMVQQMGTAWKWDTLGTIAWEHINIILVFVAGMLIHWIPKKFKSRYRIMFASQPIPLMVASTAFIIFVMYQFMSADSCPFIYFQF, translated from the coding sequence ATGTTGGATTACTTGATACCATATCTTACTAGAACGTTTTCGTTTGACCCGAACAGTCCACTGCTGTTTACGCAGTTCTACTTCTGGGGTTTCTTCGCCGTGGTGTTCGCCATCCTCACCCTGGTCAAGAACCGCATTTTGCTCCGGAACGCATTCCTGTTTGCCACCAGCATGTTCTTCTATTACAAGACCAGCGGAAGCTACGTGTGCATTCTCGTGTTCTGCGTGGTGGCGAACTTCTTTATCGGCAAGTGGATCGAAAAGGCCGAACAGCACTGGAAAAAGAAACTCTGGATGATCATCGTGGTCATTATCGACCTGTTGGTGCTGTGCTACTACAAGTATTCCTATTTCTTCCTGGACGCCCTGCGGGACTTTACCGGCATCGAGCTGCACGTCTATAACTTCTTTGCGGCGGCCAGCAACAAGATGTTCGGCACAAATTCCCTAGTAGATACCATCATCTTGCCGGTGGGCATTTCCTTCTTTACCTTCCAGGCCATCAGTTACTGCATCGACATCTACCGCGGAAAAATCAAGGCTGTTGACAACATCCTGAATTTCGGGTTCTACCTCACCTTCTTCCCGCAGTTGGTGGCGGGCCCCATCGTGCGAGCCGACAAGTTCGTGCCGCAGCTTTACAAAAAATATTTCCTCCCCCGCCGCACCTTCGGCATTGCCGTGTTCTGGGTGCTGAACGGCCTTGCCAAGAAGGTCATCTTGAGCGACTACCTGGCCACCAACTTCGTGGACCGTGTGTTCGATACGCCCCTGCTGTTCACCGGACTTGAAAACCTGATTGCCCTGTTCGCCTATTCGCTGCAGGTGTATGCCGACTTCTCGGGCTACACCGACATCGCCATCGGCGTGGCGCTCCTGATGGGATTCCGCCTGCCCCAGAACTTCAACAGCCCCTACAAGGCGCTCTCCCCCACGGAATTCTGGCGGCGCTGGCACATCTCCCTTTCCAGCTGGTGGCGCGACTACCTGTACATCCCGCTGGGCGGTAACCGTGGCGCCTCTGTGGGCACCTTCTTCTGGATGGGATTCCTAAGCCTGGTGGCCGTTTTACTTTCGGGCAGTGTCTGGGTGGGTGTCGCCCTGGGCGTATTCTTCCTCTACATCGCCATTTATGCCTACGTCAAGCCCGACTCCCGCAAGTTTATCACCACCAACATGAACGCCATGGCGACACAGGTCGTAGGCGGCTGGTGGCACGGCGCCAGCTGGAACTTTATCATCTGGGGTGGCCTCAATGGTTTCGGCCAGGTGTTCAACAAGATCTGGGTCAAGCGGAGCATCAACTTCCGTGCCGTCGCCGCATTCTTGCTGTTTGCCGTCAGCGCCATCACATTCAAGCAGACCCACATCGCCATTTTCGCCATTACCACCGTGTGGTTCGGCGTGCTCTTCCTGGGCATTTATTCCGTGCTGGTTTTCCGCCTGTTCAGCGACAAGACCTTCCACTGGCTCTATGTGGCCTGGAACGTGAGCCTCACCTTCGTGTTCATCACCTTTACCCGCCTTTTCTTCCGCGCAGGCTCCAACCTGGACCCGGCAGAGGCCAACGAAGTGGCCTGGAACACCGCCAAGAACATGGTCCAGCAAATGGGCACCGCCTGGAAGTGGGATACTCTCGGCACCATCGCCTGGGAACACATCAACATCATTTTGGTGTTTGTAGCCGGCATGCTTATCCACTGGATTCCCAAAAAATTCAAGAGCCGCTACCGCATCATGTTCGCTTCGCAGCCCATCCCCCTGATGGTTGCAAGCACGGCGTTCATCATCTTCGTGATGTACCAGTTCATGAGCGCCGACAGCTGCCCGTTTATCTACTTCCAGTTCTAG
- a CDS encoding elongation factor G: protein MKNIEKHRNIGISAHIDSGKTTLTERILYFTKRIHAIHEVRGKDGVGATMDSMELERERGITIQSAATFANWTHTKSGEQDSINIIDTPGHVDFTIEVERSLRVLDGAILVLTGVEGVQSQSITVDRQMKRYHVPRVVFVNKCDRSGANPLRVSEMLREKLNHKPCVMQIPIGLEDQLKGVVDLVEMKAYYFEGANGDDMIEKDIPAELVDQANEYRTKLIDCCADYSDEIMEKAMEGQYGVDEIDKALIKKTIREATIRLDITPVFMGSAHKNIGVQKLLDGVIDYLPCPTDVENKALDLDNNEAEVVLKSEDNAPLVCYAFKLVNDRYGQLTYIRVYQGTLKKGDMITNMATGKKVSVGRLVRMHADEMVDITEAGAGDIVALFGIDCASGTTFTDGKNHYNMTSMHVPNPVIELVIEAKNRDDLDNMSKALNRFTKEDPTFQVEVNKESGETIIKGMGELHLDVYIERMRREYKVDVQTGAPQVAYRETITREAKFEYTHKKQTGGSGQFAKMSGVMRPMPVEGDSDKVYNFVNSVVGGRIPKEYIPSCDKGFQSCMEAGSLIGFPVVGIEMEVQDGAFHPVDSSDMAFQICARMAFREAFAKAGAQILEPIMKVEIATPTEFQGNVVGNVSQRRGSITGTSEEMGTTTITAEVPLSEMFGYATDLRSMTQGKAEFTMEFAKYAPVPKNIQEELIKKYGDKAKARA from the coding sequence ATGAAAAACATCGAAAAACACAGAAACATCGGTATTTCTGCCCACATCGACTCGGGTAAGACTACCCTCACCGAACGCATCCTCTACTTCACAAAGCGTATCCACGCTATCCACGAAGTTCGTGGTAAAGACGGCGTCGGCGCCACGATGGACTCCATGGAACTTGAACGCGAACGCGGCATCACGATTCAGTCTGCCGCCACGTTTGCTAACTGGACCCACACCAAGAGCGGTGAACAGGACTCCATCAACATCATCGATACCCCGGGGCACGTGGACTTCACTATCGAAGTGGAACGCTCTCTCCGTGTGCTGGACGGCGCTATCCTGGTGCTCACCGGCGTGGAAGGCGTGCAGTCCCAGTCTATTACCGTTGACCGCCAGATGAAGCGCTACCATGTGCCGCGCGTCGTGTTCGTGAACAAGTGCGACCGCTCCGGTGCAAACCCGCTCCGCGTGTCCGAAATGCTCCGCGAAAAGCTGAACCACAAGCCCTGCGTGATGCAGATTCCTATCGGTCTCGAAGACCAACTGAAGGGCGTGGTCGACCTGGTGGAAATGAAGGCCTACTACTTCGAAGGCGCCAACGGCGACGACATGATCGAAAAGGATATCCCCGCCGAACTGGTGGATCAGGCCAACGAATACCGCACCAAGCTCATCGACTGCTGCGCTGACTACAGCGACGAAATTATGGAAAAGGCCATGGAAGGCCAGTACGGTGTAGATGAAATCGACAAGGCCCTCATCAAGAAGACCATCCGCGAAGCCACCATCCGTCTGGACATCACTCCCGTGTTCATGGGTTCTGCCCACAAGAACATCGGCGTTCAGAAGCTTTTGGACGGCGTTATCGACTACCTCCCCTGCCCGACCGACGTCGAAAACAAGGCCCTCGACCTGGACAACAACGAAGCCGAAGTTGTCCTGAAGTCCGAAGACAACGCTCCTCTCGTCTGCTACGCGTTCAAGCTGGTGAACGACCGCTATGGCCAGCTCACCTACATCCGCGTGTACCAGGGCACCCTCAAGAAGGGCGACATGATTACCAACATGGCCACCGGAAAGAAGGTGTCCGTGGGCCGTCTCGTGCGTATGCACGCCGACGAAATGGTGGATATCACCGAAGCCGGCGCTGGCGACATCGTGGCCCTGTTCGGTATCGACTGCGCCTCCGGTACGACCTTTACCGACGGCAAGAACCACTACAACATGACTTCTATGCACGTTCCTAACCCGGTTATCGAACTCGTGATTGAAGCCAAGAACCGCGACGACCTGGACAACATGTCCAAGGCCCTGAACCGCTTCACCAAGGAAGACCCCACTTTCCAGGTGGAAGTGAACAAGGAATCCGGCGAAACCATCATCAAGGGTATGGGCGAACTTCACCTGGACGTGTACATCGAACGTATGCGTCGCGAATACAAGGTGGACGTGCAGACCGGTGCCCCGCAGGTGGCCTACCGCGAAACCATCACCCGCGAAGCCAAGTTCGAATACACCCACAAGAAGCAGACCGGTGGTTCGGGTCAGTTCGCTAAGATGTCCGGCGTGATGCGCCCGATGCCTGTGGAAGGCGACTCCGACAAGGTTTACAACTTCGTGAACTCCGTCGTGGGCGGCCGTATTCCTAAGGAATACATCCCCTCTTGCGACAAGGGTTTCCAGAGCTGCATGGAAGCCGGTTCCCTCATCGGGTTCCCGGTGGTGGGTATCGAGATGGAAGTCCAGGACGGTGCGTTCCACCCGGTGGACTCCTCTGACATGGCGTTCCAGATCTGCGCCCGCATGGCTTTCCGCGAAGCTTTCGCCAAGGCCGGTGCCCAGATTCTCGAACCTATCATGAAGGTCGAAATCGCCACGCCGACGGAATTCCAGGGTAACGTCGTGGGTAACGTGTCCCAGCGCCGCGGTTCCATCACCGGAACTAGCGAAGAAATGGGCACCACCACCATTACCGCCGAAGTCCCGCTTTCTGAAATGTTCGGTTATGCTACCGACCTGCGTTCCATGACCCAGGGTAAGGCCGAATTCACCATGGAATTCGCCAAGTATGCTCCGGTGCCGAAGAACATCCAGGAAGAACTGATCAAGAAGTACGGCGACAAGGCCAAGGCTAGAGCATAA
- a CDS encoding EcsC family protein has product MAEEIVKQDKKETLKKISEKASTLLFELITDIPGSLYTPIQNPDDKARLLAQRAAWKSATVSTSLSIPAGITGILTAIPDIAAIWKIQAQLVADIAASYGKLALLSREAMIWCLFRHSAAQLLRDIAVRTGSRIIVQKLSATAIKAILAKIGASISSKLLGKTLLRAIPAIGALGNGAYAFYDTLEVGKTAAAYFRALADQEKDEKPCDEQSTDEPTA; this is encoded by the coding sequence ATGGCCGAAGAAATTGTAAAGCAAGACAAGAAAGAGACCCTGAAAAAGATATCGGAAAAGGCTTCCACCCTCCTTTTCGAGCTGATTACGGATATCCCCGGTTCCCTTTATACCCCCATCCAGAACCCCGACGACAAGGCCAGGCTGTTGGCCCAGCGGGCCGCCTGGAAATCGGCTACGGTCAGCACCTCCCTTTCTATACCCGCAGGCATCACGGGTATCCTTACTGCCATCCCGGACATTGCCGCCATCTGGAAAATTCAGGCCCAGCTGGTAGCGGACATTGCCGCCAGCTACGGCAAGTTGGCCCTGCTCAGCCGGGAAGCCATGATCTGGTGCCTGTTCCGGCACAGTGCCGCCCAGCTTTTGCGGGACATTGCCGTCCGCACGGGCAGCAGGATTATCGTGCAGAAGCTTTCCGCTACCGCCATCAAGGCCATTCTTGCAAAAATCGGGGCCAGCATCTCCTCCAAGCTGCTGGGCAAGACTCTTTTGCGGGCAATTCCGGCCATCGGGGCCCTCGGGAACGGTGCCTACGCCTTCTACGACACCTTAGAAGTCGGAAAGACGGCTGCCGCCTACTTTAGGGCACTGGCAGATCAGGAAAAAGACGAAAAGCCCTGCGACGAACAGTCCACCGACGAACCTACCGCATAA